A portion of the Shewanella sp. SNU WT4 genome contains these proteins:
- a CDS encoding alpha/beta fold hydrolase, which produces MSRGDACYLGPESPDTLILLAHGAGADSFHPFMEAMAQGLAAQGFGVFRFDFPYMRLRRQLGSRRPPDRAPKLLECFSHYVDIAKQSSATKVVLMGKSMGGRMAATLANEVNVDGVICLGYPFVALKGKEPRLAPLQAPLCPVLVLQGERDKFGGVSEVAQWPLAPNVQVQWITDGDHSFVPRKLSGTTTDANLQAAIVASSEFIGRLA; this is translated from the coding sequence ATTAGCCGTGGCGATGCTTGCTACCTTGGGCCAGAATCTCCTGATACGTTAATTTTGCTGGCCCATGGCGCTGGCGCGGATAGTTTTCACCCTTTTATGGAAGCTATGGCGCAAGGTTTAGCCGCTCAAGGTTTTGGCGTATTTCGCTTTGATTTCCCGTATATGCGCCTGCGTCGGCAGTTAGGGTCGCGCCGGCCACCGGATCGCGCCCCTAAGCTGTTGGAATGCTTTAGTCATTATGTGGATATCGCGAAACAAAGTTCAGCCACCAAAGTAGTGTTAATGGGGAAATCCATGGGTGGGCGTATGGCCGCCACCCTGGCCAACGAAGTTAACGTTGATGGCGTCATTTGTTTGGGCTATCCCTTTGTCGCCTTAAAAGGCAAAGAGCCACGGCTGGCGCCATTGCAAGCGCCGTTATGCCCAGTGTTAGTGCTGCAAGGTGAGCGCGATAAGTTTGGCGGTGTTAGCGAAGTGGCGCAGTGGCCGTTAGCGCCTAATGTGCAAGTGCAATGGATTACTGACGGCGATCATAGTTTTGTGCCGCGCAAGTTATCAGGCACCACCACAGACGCTAATCTACAGGCTGCCATAGTGGCTTCAAGTGAGTTTATAGGACGATTAGCATGA
- the rlmM gene encoding 23S rRNA (cytidine(2498)-2'-O)-methyltransferase RlmM, translating to MKNLVLYCRGGFEKDCAAEIQVRAAELNIGGFVKTVTNQAYVVFECFAEDDGEVLAQKLSLDSLIFARQMFAAGPLLTDLPSDDRVSPLVEALANISKAGELRVETPDTNEAKELSAFCRKFTVPLRQALKKRDILLNKESPNRPIIHVCFVAPGQAYAGYSFSNNSSPHFMGIPRLKFPSDGPSRSTLKLDEAFIHFLKEEDHETRLHSGMKSVDLGACPGGWTYQLVRRGMFVAAVDNGPMDEKLMQTGQVKHYREDGFRFEPPRKNIYWLVCDMVEKPARVAELMEAWAINGWFKEAIFNLKLPMKSRYKEVSTILATMSTILTENEIPHKLACKHLYHDRDEVTVHLWLRPEVQCGF from the coding sequence ATGAAGAATTTGGTGTTATATTGCCGCGGTGGCTTTGAAAAAGACTGCGCAGCGGAAATTCAAGTCCGTGCGGCTGAGTTAAACATTGGTGGTTTTGTTAAAACCGTGACCAACCAAGCCTATGTAGTCTTTGAATGTTTTGCCGAGGATGATGGTGAAGTTCTGGCGCAAAAGTTATCGTTAGATTCTCTCATCTTCGCGCGCCAAATGTTTGCCGCGGGCCCATTACTGACTGATTTACCAAGTGATGATCGCGTATCACCTCTTGTTGAAGCATTAGCAAATATCAGCAAGGCTGGTGAGCTTAGGGTCGAAACTCCAGACACCAATGAAGCTAAAGAATTGTCGGCATTTTGCCGCAAATTCACTGTGCCTTTACGCCAAGCGCTGAAGAAACGTGACATCTTGCTAAATAAAGAAAGCCCTAACCGTCCAATTATCCACGTGTGTTTTGTGGCGCCAGGTCAGGCTTATGCTGGTTATTCATTCAGCAATAACAGCTCACCGCATTTTATGGGCATTCCCCGTTTAAAATTCCCAAGTGATGGTCCAAGCCGTTCAACCTTGAAGTTGGATGAAGCTTTTATCCATTTTCTTAAGGAAGAAGATCACGAAACTCGCTTGCATTCAGGCATGAAGTCAGTGGACTTAGGTGCTTGCCCAGGCGGCTGGACTTATCAGTTAGTACGCCGTGGCATGTTTGTTGCCGCTGTGGATAACGGCCCTATGGATGAAAAGCTGATGCAAACCGGCCAAGTAAAGCATTACCGTGAAGACGGTTTCCGCTTTGAGCCGCCACGCAAAAATATTTACTGGTTAGTGTGTGACATGGTGGAAAAGCCAGCGCGCGTAGCTGAACTCATGGAAGCTTGGGCAATTAATGGCTGGTTTAAAGAAGCCATCTTTAACCTTAAGTTACCTATGAAGAGCCGCTATAAAGAAGTCAGCACCATTCTGGCGACCATGAGCACTATTTTAACTGAGAACGAAATTCCGCATAAGTTAGCTTGTAAGCACTTGTACCACGACAGAGATGAAGTGACAGTGCACTTGTGGCTGCGTCCAGAAGTGCAGTGCGGTTTCTAA
- a CDS encoding DUF423 domain-containing protein: MIKGLMILAALNGLLAVALGAFASHGLKHMISSEMMTIFALGVQYHFYHVFAMALVALCGISIHSKLLYWSGGLFMAGITFFSGSLYVYALMGTKWMGPITPLGGFCFMLGWLLLALAVWRSRVTVDAS, translated from the coding sequence ATGATAAAAGGTTTGATGATATTGGCGGCGCTGAATGGTTTATTGGCCGTGGCGCTCGGGGCATTTGCCTCCCATGGGTTAAAACATATGATCAGCAGCGAGATGATGACAATTTTTGCCCTTGGGGTGCAATATCATTTCTATCATGTGTTTGCCATGGCGTTAGTGGCCCTGTGCGGGATCAGCATTCACTCTAAATTGCTCTATTGGAGTGGCGGTTTGTTTATGGCCGGCATTACCTTCTTTTCAGGCTCCTTATACGTTTATGCCTTAATGGGCACTAAGTGGATGGGGCCGATTACCCCCCTTGGCGGCTTTTGCTTTATGTTAGGTTGGCTGCTGCTGGCATTAGCTGTGTGGCGCAGCCGCGTAACGGTGGATGCAAGCTAG
- the ispA gene encoding (2E,6E)-farnesyl diphosphate synthase — MLAVAIEKYQARIDEQLTEHLAGLPSIDAPLQAAMTHGALLGGKRIRPFLVYSVGEMLNVDLAKLDPCAAAIECIHAYSLIHDDLPAMDDDDLRRGQPTVHIAFDEANAILAGDALQTLAFEIISRQDLPLRPAQQLALVRCLAKASGFQGMCGGQAIDLNSTNRTIDLETLTQLHTMKTGALIRCAVEMALICADADDATSAALLDYANAVGLAFQVHDDILDITATTEELGKPQGSDTEANKSTYPKLLGLAGAQQCADALIQDALSALTKLPYNSQLLANFARYIIARRT; from the coding sequence GTGCTAGCTGTTGCGATAGAAAAATACCAAGCTCGTATCGATGAGCAATTAACTGAACATTTGGCAGGTTTGCCGAGTATCGATGCGCCATTACAAGCCGCCATGACCCATGGAGCCCTGTTAGGGGGCAAACGCATTCGGCCATTTTTGGTCTACAGCGTTGGCGAAATGCTTAATGTCGACTTAGCTAAACTCGACCCGTGCGCCGCTGCCATTGAATGTATTCATGCTTACTCGCTCATTCATGACGATTTACCAGCCATGGATGATGATGACTTACGCCGCGGCCAACCGACGGTGCATATTGCTTTTGATGAAGCCAATGCCATTTTAGCGGGCGATGCGCTGCAAACCTTAGCGTTTGAAATCATTAGTCGCCAAGATTTACCCCTGCGTCCTGCGCAGCAATTGGCGTTAGTGCGCTGTTTAGCCAAAGCATCTGGTTTTCAAGGCATGTGCGGCGGTCAAGCCATAGATCTTAATTCTACCAATCGCACCATTGATCTTGAGACCTTAACGCAGCTGCATACCATGAAGACAGGCGCGTTAATTCGCTGCGCCGTTGAAATGGCACTGATTTGCGCCGATGCCGATGACGCCACCAGTGCGGCCTTACTTGATTATGCCAATGCCGTAGGCTTAGCGTTTCAGGTGCACGATGACATTTTAGACATTACGGCGACGACCGAAGAGCTGGGTAAACCCCAAGGCTCAGATACTGAAGCCAATAAAAGTACTTATCCTAAGCTCTTAGGGTTAGCCGGCGCGCAGCAATGCGCCGATGCGCTAATCCAGGATGCACTATCAGCGCTGACTAAGTTACCGTACAATAGCCAGCTTCTTGCCAACTTCGCCCGATATATCATCGCGCGAAGAACATAA
- the thiI gene encoding tRNA uracil 4-sulfurtransferase ThiI gives MKFVVKIYPEIMMKSKPVRMRFIKMLETNIRNVLRHIDEGAKVQRQWDRIVVMVPPTKPELLDVFAERLTCIPGIAHSLQVAEHTFTTVDDIYQIVLPIYREELKGKTFCVRAKRNGQHEFTSSEVERYVGGGLNQFTEALCVKLKDPDMTVHLEIDHEKLYVVEKRIEGLGGFPIATQEDVLSLISGGFDSGVSSFQFIKKGCRTHYCFFNLGGAQHEIGVKQVAYHLWKTYGESHKVKFISVPFEPVVAEILERIDNGQMGVILKRVMMRTAGRIADRMGIQALVTGESVGQVSSQTLTNLNVIDRCVDNLILRPLIAMDKQDIINEARRIGTEDFAKTMPEYCGVISQRPTVKAVLSKIEAEELKFSEDLIDRILADIEIIDIKEIAANMDTKITETESVDTVAANEIVIDIRAPEEEDKKPLEIDGVDIKVIPFFKLATQFADLDKSKTYLLYCERGVMSKLQALYLLEQGYDNVKVYRP, from the coding sequence ATGAAGTTTGTCGTTAAGATTTACCCAGAAATTATGATGAAGAGCAAGCCAGTGCGCATGCGCTTTATTAAGATGCTTGAAACCAATATCCGCAATGTATTGCGTCACATAGATGAAGGCGCCAAGGTGCAACGTCAATGGGATCGCATAGTTGTTATGGTGCCGCCGACTAAGCCTGAGCTGCTGGATGTGTTCGCTGAACGCTTAACTTGTATTCCAGGTATTGCCCATAGCTTGCAAGTGGCTGAGCACACTTTCACTACGGTTGATGATATTTATCAAATCGTACTGCCTATCTATCGCGAAGAACTGAAAGGTAAGACATTCTGCGTACGCGCTAAGCGTAATGGTCAGCATGAGTTCACCTCAAGCGAAGTGGAGCGTTATGTTGGCGGTGGCTTAAACCAGTTTACTGAAGCCCTGTGCGTTAAGCTTAAAGATCCTGACATGACAGTGCACTTAGAAATCGATCACGAAAAACTGTACGTGGTTGAAAAGCGCATTGAAGGTTTAGGCGGTTTCCCTATCGCGACTCAAGAAGATGTGTTGTCGCTGATTTCTGGTGGTTTTGACTCTGGCGTGTCGAGTTTCCAATTCATCAAGAAAGGTTGCCGTACTCATTACTGCTTCTTTAATCTTGGTGGCGCGCAGCACGAAATCGGCGTTAAGCAAGTGGCTTATCACTTGTGGAAAACTTACGGCGAATCACACAAGGTTAAGTTTATCTCTGTGCCATTTGAGCCAGTAGTGGCTGAAATTTTAGAGCGCATTGATAACGGCCAAATGGGCGTGATTTTAAAGCGCGTAATGATGCGCACCGCCGGCAGAATTGCTGATCGCATGGGTATTCAAGCGTTAGTGACAGGTGAAAGTGTTGGCCAAGTATCAAGCCAAACCTTAACTAACCTCAATGTGATTGACCGCTGCGTTGATAACTTAATTTTGCGTCCGCTGATTGCCATGGATAAGCAAGATATCATCAATGAAGCGCGCCGCATTGGCACTGAAGACTTTGCTAAAACCATGCCTGAATATTGCGGCGTGATTTCTCAGCGTCCAACGGTAAAAGCAGTATTAAGCAAAATTGAAGCAGAAGAGCTTAAGTTCTCTGAAGACTTAATCGATAGAATTTTGGCTGATATTGAAATCATCGATATTAAGGAAATTGCTGCCAATATGGATACTAAAATCACTGAAACTGAATCAGTAGATACAGTAGCGGCCAATGAGATTGTCATTGATATTCGCGCGCCTGAAGAAGAAGACAAAAAGCCGCTGGAAATTGATGGCGTTGATATTAAAGTGATTCCTTTCTTTAAATTAGCGACTCAATTTGCAGACCTTGATAAGTCTAAGACTTATCTTTTGTATTGTGAGCGCGGCGTAATGAGTAAATTGCAAGCCTTGTATCTGCTGGAGCAGGGCTATGACAATGTGAAAGTTTACCGTCCATAA
- a CDS encoding flagellar motor protein MotB, translating into MGKCVCPPPGAPGWLATFADLMSLLMCFFVLLLSFSEMDVIKFKQLAGSMKFAFGVQNKIDVKDIPKGTSVIALEFRPGRPDPTPIEIVTQQTNEMTEPVLDFQAGEDDSAGGMQEQQGEQRGGESAASGRETAMDVTQSSQGENQAQQEQVNNEAKKIAEKLEKEIVDGAIEVESLGQQIIIRIREKGAFASGSGFIQPKFKPVVQKVGEILVDIPGIITVSGYTDDMQISNELYSSNWDLSSKRAVAVAHEFSKVKGFEQGRMKVVGMASTNPLVANTSEENRSRNRRVEIGIEQGKAKESDEISVAK; encoded by the coding sequence ATGGGTAAGTGCGTATGTCCACCGCCTGGAGCGCCGGGCTGGTTGGCGACATTTGCTGACCTGATGTCGCTGCTTATGTGCTTCTTCGTATTGCTGTTGTCATTTTCTGAAATGGATGTGATCAAATTTAAGCAGCTGGCAGGTTCGATGAAGTTCGCCTTTGGGGTGCAAAATAAAATTGACGTTAAAGATATTCCTAAAGGAACTTCTGTCATTGCCTTGGAGTTTCGCCCAGGACGCCCTGATCCCACGCCCATTGAAATAGTGACGCAACAAACCAATGAAATGACTGAACCTGTGCTCGATTTTCAAGCTGGTGAAGATGACAGTGCTGGTGGTATGCAGGAGCAGCAAGGTGAACAGCGCGGTGGGGAATCCGCTGCCAGTGGCCGCGAAACCGCTATGGATGTGACCCAAAGTAGCCAAGGCGAGAATCAGGCGCAACAAGAGCAAGTGAATAATGAAGCCAAGAAAATTGCCGAGAAATTAGAAAAAGAGATAGTTGATGGTGCCATTGAGGTGGAATCATTAGGCCAGCAAATTATTATCCGCATTCGCGAAAAAGGGGCGTTTGCCTCAGGCTCTGGCTTTATTCAACCTAAATTTAAACCTGTGGTGCAAAAAGTCGGTGAGATCTTAGTAGATATCCCTGGGATTATTACTGTCTCAGGCTATACCGATGATATGCAAATCAGTAACGAGCTCTATAGCTCTAACTGGGACTTATCCAGTAAGCGCGCTGTGGCTGTGGCTCATGAGTTTTCTAAAGTCAAAGGCTTTGAGCAAGGGCGGATGAAAGTGGTGGGTATGGCATCGACCAATCCATTGGTTGCCAATACCAGTGAAGAAAATCGCTCTAGAAATCGGCGGGTGGAAATCGGCATAGAGCAAGGCAAAGCCAAAGAGTCCGATGAAATTAGTGTGGCTAAATAA
- the pomA gene encoding flagellar motor protein PomA yields MDLATLIGLIGSFGFIIMSMIQSGGIGMFIDIPSVMIVFGGSFFVVMMKFNMRAFFGAGGIAAKAFFFKIDKPEDLIEQSVTMADAARKGGFLALEEAQISNPFMQRGVDMLVDGHDGQVVRSALEKDITLTEERHKLGVKIFRAIADVGPAMGMIGTLVGLVAMLGNMSDPKSIGPAMAVALLTTLYGAMLSNMFAIPIADKLEIRMAEEVMNRNLIMDAVLAIQDGQNPRVIESFLKNYLSEKKRKVDTTGGE; encoded by the coding sequence GTGGATTTAGCAACGCTCATCGGCCTTATTGGCTCATTCGGTTTCATCATTATGTCCATGATACAAAGTGGCGGCATAGGAATGTTTATTGATATTCCTTCGGTAATGATTGTGTTTGGTGGGTCGTTTTTCGTCGTGATGATGAAATTTAATATGCGGGCTTTCTTTGGGGCTGGGGGCATTGCCGCCAAAGCCTTCTTCTTTAAAATTGATAAACCGGAAGACTTAATCGAGCAATCAGTCACCATGGCTGACGCTGCCCGTAAAGGCGGTTTTTTGGCGCTAGAAGAAGCGCAAATTAGTAATCCGTTTATGCAGCGCGGCGTCGATATGCTGGTGGATGGTCACGATGGCCAAGTAGTACGCTCCGCTCTTGAGAAAGATATTACCCTCACGGAAGAGCGCCATAAACTTGGCGTCAAAATATTTAGAGCTATCGCCGACGTAGGACCTGCCATGGGCATGATAGGTACCTTAGTCGGTTTAGTGGCCATGCTAGGTAACATGTCAGACCCTAAATCCATTGGACCTGCGATGGCGGTTGCTTTATTAACCACGCTTTATGGCGCCATGTTATCTAACATGTTCGCCATTCCCATTGCTGATAAGCTCGAAATACGCATGGCGGAAGAAGTCATGAACCGTAACTTGATTATGGATGCCGTGCTTGCCATTCAAGACGGACAAAACCCTAGGGTGATTGAAAGTTTCCTTAAGAATTACTTATCTGAGAAAAAACGTAAAGTTGATACCACGGGCGGAGAATAG
- the xseB gene encoding exodeoxyribonuclease VII small subunit codes for MAKKPENLSFEQSLAELEQIVANLEQGEISLDDALKQFERGIALVRQSQNKLDQAQQKVSILMANDGNAPLSSFDGDEA; via the coding sequence GTGGCTAAAAAACCTGAAAATTTAAGTTTTGAACAATCGCTGGCTGAACTTGAACAAATTGTTGCCAATCTTGAGCAAGGCGAGATCTCGCTCGATGACGCTTTAAAGCAATTTGAACGCGGCATTGCCTTAGTTCGTCAAAGTCAAAACAAGTTGGATCAAGCCCAACAAAAAGTCAGTATCCTGATGGCCAATGACGGGAATGCTCCCCTCAGTTCTTTTGATGGTGATGAGGCCTAA
- a CDS encoding IS4 family transposase produces MSIFNPNKWAYDHFHHAELGDKRRAARLTVVAEHMAVGSGKSVARSCNGEDAKLEGAYRLIRNDNVSPSMIRAAGFARTAQAIENINEILALEDTTALSYKHSVASELGKLGKPTDKSRGWWVHSVLLLDSHTSRTLGLIHQDWWCRPDNPNEADEKESGKWADASYFTRQRLQAHMSRVISVCDREADIMHYLSDKQSHSERFVVRAKHARNLVEYEAKLFEHMDSHPVTGGYTIAIPQKGIKEASGKSKNRPSRTAKLTLKASAVNIKHNRQQHAINVVYAQELNPPQGEDGLSWMLLTSEPIDTLAQQLHVIDIYTTRWRIEDFHKAWKTGAGVERLRMTSPDNLERAASILCFIGVRLLQLREVMSQPIYLRKRGQIEAAQSMENQSCSNVLENDEWRVLMQLYKPRGHKGKEAPNMKWAYQSLAKLGGFNDSKRTGMASWSTIWEGWDDLQAQVKGYRLAKALFEAGETL; encoded by the coding sequence ATGTCAATTTTTAACCCGAACAAATGGGCATATGATCACTTTCATCATGCTGAGCTAGGTGATAAACGACGAGCGGCAAGGTTAACCGTCGTCGCTGAACACATGGCGGTTGGCAGCGGTAAATCGGTTGCCAGATCTTGTAATGGTGAAGATGCCAAACTCGAAGGAGCCTATCGATTGATCCGCAATGATAATGTTAGCCCATCTATGATCAGAGCCGCCGGTTTTGCTCGCACCGCCCAAGCGATTGAAAATATAAATGAAATACTTGCTCTCGAAGACACGACAGCCCTGAGTTATAAGCACAGTGTGGCGTCTGAATTAGGGAAATTAGGCAAACCTACCGATAAGTCTCGTGGTTGGTGGGTTCATTCTGTCTTGCTACTGGATAGCCATACTTCTCGGACCTTGGGCTTGATCCACCAAGATTGGTGGTGTCGACCTGATAATCCCAACGAGGCCGATGAAAAAGAGAGCGGTAAATGGGCCGATGCATCCTATTTTACGCGGCAACGCTTGCAGGCTCACATGTCGCGAGTGATCTCAGTGTGTGATAGAGAAGCGGATATCATGCATTATTTATCGGATAAACAATCACATAGTGAACGGTTTGTGGTGCGGGCAAAACATGCAAGAAACCTAGTAGAATACGAGGCTAAGCTGTTTGAGCACATGGATAGTCATCCCGTTACCGGCGGATACACCATCGCCATCCCACAAAAAGGCATAAAGGAAGCCAGTGGGAAAAGCAAGAATCGTCCCTCGCGAACAGCCAAACTCACCCTCAAAGCCAGTGCGGTTAACATCAAACATAATCGTCAGCAGCATGCGATTAATGTGGTGTACGCACAAGAGCTCAATCCTCCCCAAGGTGAAGATGGACTATCTTGGATGCTACTGACCAGTGAGCCGATTGACACGTTGGCGCAGCAACTTCATGTGATTGATATTTATACCACTAGATGGCGCATTGAGGACTTTCATAAGGCGTGGAAAACCGGCGCGGGGGTTGAAAGGTTACGCATGACATCGCCAGACAACCTTGAGCGAGCGGCCTCGATACTTTGCTTTATTGGTGTGCGGCTACTGCAACTTCGGGAAGTGATGAGCCAGCCAATTTATCTGAGAAAAAGAGGGCAAATCGAAGCAGCGCAAAGCATGGAAAATCAAAGCTGCAGCAATGTCTTAGAGAATGATGAATGGCGAGTACTGATGCAGCTCTACAAGCCAAGGGGACATAAAGGCAAAGAAGCCCCAAATATGAAGTGGGCTTATCAATCCTTGGCCAAACTAGGAGGCTTTAATGATAGCAAGCGCACGGGAATGGCCAGCTGGTCCACGATTTGGGAGGGATGGGATGATCTTCAGGCTCAGGTAAAGGGGTATCGCTTAGCCAAAGCCCTATTTGAAGCCGGAGAAACGCTATGA
- a CDS encoding transcriptional regulator GcvA, whose product MSRRLPPLNAVKAFEAAARHLSFTRAAEELFVTQAAVSHQIKALEDFLGLKLFRRKNRSLLLTEEGQSYFLEIKDIFIHLGEATDRLLARSAIGSLTVAMSPSFAIQWLVPRLAKFSEKNPDIDVRIKAVDSDTASITDDIDVAIYYGQGNWAGMRSDKLRNEVLIPMCSPLLLKGPKPLTKPSDLKFHTLLHDTSRQYWQAWFRQTGVTDINVNQGPIFSHSSLVLQAAAHGQGVALGYSVLAKPDIQAGRLVCPFPDVLLSKDAYYLVCHQSHAELGKIVAFREWMLDMFAEELRSEMLPG is encoded by the coding sequence ATGTCAAGACGTTTGCCGCCTCTCAATGCGGTTAAGGCATTTGAAGCCGCAGCCCGCCATTTGAGCTTCACCCGCGCCGCCGAAGAGCTGTTTGTGACTCAAGCCGCGGTCAGCCATCAAATTAAGGCATTAGAAGACTTTTTGGGGCTTAAATTATTCCGTCGTAAGAATCGCTCATTATTATTGACCGAAGAAGGTCAAAGCTATTTCCTCGAAATCAAAGACATCTTTATTCATCTTGGTGAAGCCACCGACAGGTTACTGGCGCGCTCTGCGATTGGCTCGCTGACGGTGGCTATGTCACCAAGCTTTGCCATTCAGTGGTTAGTGCCGCGTCTTGCCAAATTCAGTGAGAAAAACCCTGACATTGACGTGCGGATTAAAGCCGTGGATTCAGATACCGCCAGCATTACCGACGATATCGATGTCGCCATTTATTATGGCCAAGGCAATTGGGCCGGTATGCGCAGCGATAAACTGCGTAATGAAGTGCTCATTCCTATGTGCTCACCTTTACTGCTTAAAGGCCCTAAACCATTAACTAAGCCGAGTGATTTAAAATTTCATACCTTATTGCATGATACCAGTCGCCAATATTGGCAAGCGTGGTTTAGGCAAACTGGCGTGACTGACATTAATGTTAATCAAGGGCCGATTTTTAGCCATTCATCCTTAGTGCTGCAAGCGGCCGCCCATGGTCAAGGCGTGGCGCTGGGGTATAGCGTCTTGGCTAAGCCTGATATTCAAGCGGGGCGCTTAGTGTGTCCTTTCCCCGATGTATTGCTGAGTAAGGATGCCTATTACTTAGTGTGTCATCAAAGCCATGCTGAGCTGGGTAAAATTGTCGCCTTTAGAGAGTGGATGCTAGATATGTTTGCAGAGGAGCTACGCAGTGAAATGCTTCCTGGATAA